DNA from Kitasatospora herbaricolor:
CCCCCTGCACCGCCGAGGTACCCCGTAGCAGCCGAGAGCCCGGCGGATCCGTCCGCCGGGCTCTCGTGCGTGCCGGTCGCCGCGTGCCGCCTGCCGTCACCGGCGGCCGGCGGTCAGCCGGCGGCGTTCCAGGGGGCGCTCGCCATCAGGGCCTTGACGTTGGCGACGTAGCCGGGGTTCGGGATGACCAGGCTGCCGGTGGTGGTGTTGGTGACCGGGTCGGTGACGGTGTTGTAGTGCACGTTCCCGGCGCCGGCGTTGTAGGCGGCGATCACCAGGTCGAGCAGCGGGGTCCTGCCGGTGGCCGGGTCCGGGGCGAGGTCGTACTTGCCGCCGAAGCCGGAGTCGCCGTAGTAGGCGACCAGCCAGTCGATCAGCTGGGTGCCGAGCTGGACGTTGCCCTCCAGCGTGTTCGGATCCGACTTGGCGGCGAACTTGCCGTTCATCCAGGTGACGGTGTCGGGCATGACCTGCATGGTGCCGATGCCGCCGTCGCAGGCGAGGATGCCGGACTGCCAGCCGCTCTCCTGCCAGGCGATCGCCTTGACCAGGTTCGCGGGCAGCGGCGGCATCCTGTCGGTGCCGCCGTTGCTGAGGTTCAGCACCCGGGACTGGCCGGCGGCGGTGCTCAGCGCGGCGCCGACCGCCGCCTTGGGCTCGTTCGGCCTCGGGTAGCTGGGCTTGCAGGCGCTCTGCAGCGGCGGGACGTGGGTGGTGGCGGGGGCCGGCGGCGGCGGTGCCGCCGGGCCGGGCTTGGCGACCGGCAGGGGAGCGGGCGCCGGCGCGGCCGCGGCCTGCGGTGCGGCGGCCTTGCTGGTGGGGACCGCCGTGGGCTTGGGGCCGGCGCTCCGGCTCGGCGTGGCGGTGGCGGTGGCGGCCTTGGCGGACGGGCTGGCCGGGGCACTGGGTGAGGCGCCTGGCGTGTCGCTCGCCGCCGGTGCCGGCGCGGGTGTGCCGCTCGCGCTCGCCGATGCGGCGGCCGCGGGTGCGGCGCCGGCCTCGGTGCTCCCGCCGCCCTGCGTCCGGTGGCCGCAGGCGGTGAGCAGCGCGCCGGACAGCGCCACCGCCGTGAGCAGAACCGTCGCCCGCCGTGCGGACCTCGTGTGCATCCGGAACCATCCCCCCGTGGACGAACCATGCTCGAAAGAAGCGTCATCCTACGGCCCGTGGTCCGACGGCCGGTCGGCAGGGCCCCGGCCGGCGCTCCGTCAGGCCGGTGTGCCCTCCCCGCTCTCGCTCCCGTCCCCGATCGGATTTCGGTCCCCGGCCCCGGCCGCGGGCAGCCGGGCGGCCAGCTGGGCGGCGAGCAGGGCCGGCGCCTCGGCCAGCGACGGGCCGTACCAGGTCAGGTGCCGACCGTCGACCAGGGCGGCGGGCACCCCGGGAAAGGCCTCCGGGCCGTCCTCGGCGCTGAAGCGGTACGGCTCGTCCGGCAGGACGACCAGGTCCGGGTGCGCGGCGTTGAGTTCGGAGACCGGGACGGCGGGGTAGCGCTCGGCGTGGTCGGCGTGCAGGGGCGGGGCGCCGAGCCGGCGCAGCAGGTCCCCCGCGAAGGTGTCCCGGCCGAGCACCATCCAGGGCCGGCGCCAGACCGGCACCACCGCGCGCAGCGGCGGGCCGGGCGGCCGGACGCCCGCCCAGGCGGCCTCCGCCTCGTCCAGCCAGGCCGGCCGGGCCAGCCCGCAGGCGAGGCCGAGCATCCGGTCCAGGGAGGCCAGGGCCTGGTCCAGGGTGCGGATCCCGGTGACCCAGACGGGCAGGCCGGCGGCGCGCAGGGCGTCCAGGTCGGGGAGCCGGTTCTCCTCCTCGTTGGCGAGCACCAGGTCGGGGGCCAGCGCGACGATCGCCGGTACGTCCGGGTTCTTGGTGCCGCCGATCCGGGTGACCCGGAGGTCCGCCGGGTGGGTGCACCAGTCGGTGGCCCCGACCAGCAGGCCGGGCGCGGTGACGGCCACCGCCTCGGTCAGCGAGGGCACCAGCGACACCACCCGCCGCACCGCGCCCAGCCGGACGGCCTGCCCGAGGTCGTCGTGGAGCGTGCGGACGGCGGTCGGGCCGTCCGACGGATCGCCGGTCGGACCGGCGGGCGGGGCGGTCGGACCGGCGGGCGGATCGGTGCGGTGGTCGGCCATCCGGTCACGATAGCCGGGGCCGTGCTCCGGGGCGGGGGAGTGCCGGCCCCGCCCCGGGAGGGCGGGTCAGCGCGGCCGGGCCGCCAGTTCCTCGAACCGGGGCAGCAGTGCGGCGGGCGCGGGCAGTGCGGCGTTCTCGGCCAGCAGGGCCTCCGCACCCGCTCGCAGCGCGGGGTCGGTGAGCAGCCGGCCGAGCAGGTCGCCGTCGACCTCCTCGGACTTGGCGCGGAGTCCGGCGCCGGTCGCCACCAGGGCGTCGGCGTTGGCGAAGTGGTCGGCCCCCTGGGGGAGGATCAGCTGCGGGATGCCCACGGCCACACCGGTCAGCATGGTGCCGGAGCCGCCGTGGTGCACCACCGCGTCGGCGGTACCGAGCAGTTGGGCCAGCGGCGCCCAGGGCAGCGTCCGGACGTTGGCGGGGAGGTCGCCGAGCAGCGCGAGGTCCGCGCCACCGAGCGCGAACAGGAACTCCGCGTCCACGGTGCCGGCCGCCTCGGCCAGCCCGGTGATCGACCGGACCCCGTCCATCTGCGTCAGCACGGTGCCGAGGGTGACCACCACCCGCGGCCGGCCGGCCCGGCGCAGCAGGTCGGCCGGCAGGATCCCGCCGCCGTTGTACGGGACGTAGCGCGTGCGCCAGCCGTCGCCGTCGCCGCCGAGCGAGGCGGGCAGCACGTCCAGCGCGACCGGCCGGGCCGGGCCGGCGACCTCGTGCTCCTTGTAGACGTCCTCGAAGTGGCCGGCCAGCCGGGCGACCATCTCGTGGCCGGAGACCACCCCGAAGTTGTGCAGCACCGAGGGGATCCCGAGCTTCGCCGCGACCAGCGGCGCGGCGGCCTGGAAGGAGTCGTAGACCAGGACGTCCGGGGCCCACCGCTCGGCGGCGGTGAGCAGGCCGTCCACGGTGGGCCGGGAGAGTTCGGCGAAGCCGACGGCCGCGAGGTCGAAGATCTCCTCCTGCGTCTTGTCGTGGTTGACGTAGGTGGAGCCGCGTTCGGCGGCCCGCTCGAAGGCCTCCTGGATGCTGGTGCCGTCGCCGATCTCGACGATCGGGAAGCCGGCGTTGCGCAACTGCTCCAGCGGCTGGGACCCGGCGAACAGCACCTCGTGCCCGGCGGCTCGCAGCGCCTGGGCGGTGGGCACCATCGGGAACAGGTGGCCGGCCGCGGCCGGTCCGGTGAAAAGTATGCGCACGGTCTGCTCCTGGCTCGGTAGGGAAAATGGCGAAGCATGGCGAAGCAACTCGTAGTCTCGCCGCCATAGCTGATGATTCGTCAAACAATGTGGAGGTGACCGCTCACTACCGGACGATTCGTGGGCGCCCCTTGCCAAAGCCGGGCCGAGCTGATCCCGGCCGGTGCCGGCGGTGCGCCGCCGGTGGGCGGCGGCCCGTGCGTGCTGCCGTGCGTGCCGCCGCGTGTGCCCTGCCCGTGCACCTCGTGCCGTGCGGGCCTGCCGCGGCGGCTCCGCCCCGGCGGAACGGCCCCGGTGGCCGGGCCGCCCGGACGTGGGGCTCCGGCGGCCGGCCGGGTAGGTGCGGATCGTCCGAATCCCGGTGGCGTCCTTGTCCGTTCCGGCGCGGGCCCGGCGGCGGCCGTCGCCCTAGCGTTCGGGGACCACGGCGACGAGAGGCGGCACCGGTGAACTGGCTGATCCACGACTACCGCGAGGACGATCTTGCGGCGGTCGTCCATCTGATCGACACCACGGCGGAGCTGGGACAGGAGTCCGTCTTCTCGCTGGCGGAGTGCATCGGGGCTCTGACCTCCCGGCAGCCGGCGGTGGTCGCGGTGCACCAGGGCGCGCCGATCGGCGCGGCGCTGGCCTGTGTGGCGGGGGAGCGGGCCTGGGTGATGCGGATCGCGATCGCGCCGGCCTGGCGCGGCCGCGGCCTGGCGAG
Protein-coding regions in this window:
- a CDS encoding glycosyltransferase — encoded protein: MRILFTGPAAAGHLFPMVPTAQALRAAGHEVLFAGSQPLEQLRNAGFPIVEIGDGTSIQEAFERAAERGSTYVNHDKTQEEIFDLAAVGFAELSRPTVDGLLTAAERWAPDVLVYDSFQAAAPLVAAKLGIPSVLHNFGVVSGHEMVARLAGHFEDVYKEHEVAGPARPVALDVLPASLGGDGDGWRTRYVPYNGGGILPADLLRRAGRPRVVVTLGTVLTQMDGVRSITGLAEAAGTVDAEFLFALGGADLALLGDLPANVRTLPWAPLAQLLGTADAVVHHGGSGTMLTGVAVGIPQLILPQGADHFANADALVATGAGLRAKSEEVDGDLLGRLLTDPALRAGAEALLAENAALPAPAALLPRFEELAARPR
- a CDS encoding lytic transglycosylase domain-containing protein — its product is MHTRSARRATVLLTAVALSGALLTACGHRTQGGGSTEAGAAPAAAASASASGTPAPAPAASDTPGASPSAPASPSAKAATATATPSRSAGPKPTAVPTSKAAAPQAAAAPAPAPLPVAKPGPAAPPPPAPATTHVPPLQSACKPSYPRPNEPKAAVGAALSTAAGQSRVLNLSNGGTDRMPPLPANLVKAIAWQESGWQSGILACDGGIGTMQVMPDTVTWMNGKFAAKSDPNTLEGNVQLGTQLIDWLVAYYGDSGFGGKYDLAPDPATGRTPLLDLVIAAYNAGAGNVHYNTVTDPVTNTTTGSLVIPNPGYVANVKALMASAPWNAAG
- a CDS encoding helical backbone metal receptor, which codes for MRRVVSLVPSLTEAVAVTAPGLLVGATDWCTHPADLRVTRIGGTKNPDVPAIVALAPDLVLANEEENRLPDLDALRAAGLPVWVTGIRTLDQALASLDRMLGLACGLARPAWLDEAEAAWAGVRPPGPPLRAVVPVWRRPWMVLGRDTFAGDLLRRLGAPPLHADHAERYPAVPVSELNAAHPDLVVLPDEPYRFSAEDGPEAFPGVPAALVDGRHLTWYGPSLAEAPALLAAQLAARLPAAGAGDRNPIGDGSESGEGTPA